In a single window of the Micromonospora inositola genome:
- a CDS encoding zinc-binding dehydrogenase gives MVLTLVDADRLTVHAARTFPLAEAAEAQRLVEPGHVRGKVVLEV, from the coding sequence CTGGTGCTGACCCTGGTCGACGCCGACCGGCTCACCGTGCACGCGGCCCGGACGTTCCCGCTCGCGGAGGCCGCGGAGGCTCAGCGGCTGGTGGAGCCGGGGCACGTCCGGGGCAAGGTGGTGTTGGAGGTCTGA
- a CDS encoding copper resistance CopC family protein gives MGGSVARVARTWLAVLGVAVGVSVMLPATPAAAHNSLTGSDPRNGARLAVAPKRIELRFLATPTPATTKITVTGPENVPATGGAPTFTGNRVSVPFKPGAAGLYIVGYRVGSTDGHPVTGEIRFTVTTGLPAEPPSATTTASSAVSASALPTGAAASSAAVPPASPALAADRRSDDGSGWLWALGAVALLALLGGAFLLRRRAARD, from the coding sequence ATGGGGGGCAGTGTGGCACGCGTGGCGCGTACCTGGCTGGCGGTTCTGGGCGTGGCGGTCGGTGTGTCGGTGATGCTGCCGGCCACCCCGGCGGCCGCGCACAATTCGCTGACCGGCAGCGACCCGCGGAACGGGGCACGACTGGCGGTTGCGCCGAAGCGGATCGAGCTCCGCTTCCTCGCCACCCCGACCCCCGCTACGACGAAGATCACAGTCACCGGGCCGGAGAACGTGCCGGCGACGGGCGGCGCGCCGACGTTCACCGGCAACCGGGTGAGTGTGCCGTTCAAGCCCGGCGCGGCCGGCCTCTACATTGTCGGTTACCGGGTCGGATCGACCGACGGCCACCCGGTGACCGGCGAGATCCGCTTCACCGTCACCACCGGCCTGCCGGCCGAGCCGCCGTCGGCGACTACCACCGCCAGCAGTGCCGTGTCGGCCAGCGCCCTGCCGACCGGTGCCGCGGCCAGCTCGGCCGCCGTCCCGCCGGCCAGCCCCGCGCTCGCCGCCGACCGCCGCTCCGACGACGGATCGGGCTGGCTCTGGGCGCTCGGCGCCGTCGCGCTGCTCGCGCTGCTCGGCGGGGCGTTCCTGCTCCGCCGCCGCGCCGCGCGCGACTGA
- a CDS encoding PucR family transcriptional regulator: MPADRPLGVEALLRACQAGAVSEPGGSDLSATLRRIERAAGALATASVARMDETLPWFRELPADQRSWVMLVAQAGARSLVQWLREGGGTADSTQEVSDEVFATAPQALARSISLQQTVALIKVTIDVVEEQVSHLAAKGEEEQLREAVLRFSREIAFAAARVYARAAESRGSWDARLQALLVDALLRGDSPDVLASRAAALGWTDAPPVAVAVGRSPGGEVAAVLHTVYRQARRIGVEVIGGVHGDRLVIVLGGAADPMAATEKLLTAFGDGPVVVGPAVLSLDEATDSARAALAGFRAAPAWPAAPRPVPAADLLPERALAGDAEARRRLRHDVYATLVRAGGELLETLDAFFAAGGTLESAARALFVHPNTVRYRLKRIAEVTGFSPLTPRDAFALQVALTVGRLDPVVPGVAPVPTQTMTPGVRKTSQAGDDHRRFL, from the coding sequence ATCCCCGCCGACCGACCCCTCGGTGTGGAGGCCCTGCTCAGGGCGTGTCAGGCTGGAGCGGTGAGCGAGCCGGGCGGTAGCGACCTGTCGGCCACGCTGCGCCGGATCGAACGGGCGGCGGGGGCGTTGGCCACCGCCAGCGTGGCCCGGATGGACGAGACGCTGCCCTGGTTCCGGGAACTCCCGGCGGACCAGCGCTCCTGGGTCATGCTGGTCGCCCAGGCGGGCGCCCGGTCGCTGGTGCAGTGGCTGCGGGAAGGTGGCGGCACCGCCGACAGCACCCAGGAGGTCTCCGACGAGGTCTTCGCCACCGCCCCCCAGGCCCTGGCCCGCTCGATCAGCCTCCAGCAGACCGTCGCGTTGATCAAGGTGACCATCGACGTGGTCGAGGAGCAGGTGTCGCACCTGGCCGCGAAGGGCGAGGAGGAGCAGCTGCGCGAGGCGGTGCTGCGCTTCTCGCGGGAGATCGCCTTCGCCGCCGCCCGGGTCTACGCCCGCGCCGCCGAGTCGCGCGGCTCGTGGGACGCCCGGTTGCAGGCCCTGCTGGTTGACGCCCTGCTGCGCGGCGACTCGCCGGACGTGCTGGCCAGCCGGGCGGCGGCGCTGGGCTGGACGGACGCGCCGCCGGTGGCGGTGGCGGTGGGCCGCTCCCCGGGGGGCGAGGTGGCCGCCGTGCTGCACACCGTCTACCGGCAGGCCCGGCGGATCGGGGTGGAGGTGATCGGCGGCGTGCACGGCGACCGGCTGGTCATCGTGCTCGGCGGGGCGGCCGACCCGATGGCTGCGACGGAGAAGCTGCTCACGGCGTTCGGCGACGGGCCGGTGGTGGTCGGTCCGGCCGTACTCAGCCTGGACGAGGCGACGGACTCGGCGCGGGCCGCGCTGGCCGGCTTCCGCGCGGCGCCGGCCTGGCCGGCCGCGCCGCGCCCGGTGCCGGCCGCCGACCTGCTGCCCGAGCGGGCCCTGGCCGGCGACGCGGAGGCTCGCCGCCGGCTCCGGCACGACGTGTACGCCACGCTGGTCCGGGCCGGTGGCGAGCTGCTGGAGACCCTGGACGCGTTCTTCGCCGCCGGGGGCACGCTGGAGAGTGCCGCCCGGGCGCTCTTCGTGCACCCGAACACCGTCCGCTACCGGCTGAAGCGGATCGCGGAGGTGACCGGCTTCTCGCCGCTGACGCCCCGCGACGCGTTCGCCCTCCAGGTGGCGCTGACCGTGGGTCGGCTGGACCCGGTCGTCCCGGGGGTCGCACCCGTCCCGACCCAGACAATGACCCCAGGCGTGAGGAAAACGTCACAGGCCGGTGATGATCACCGCCGATTTTTGTAG
- the gltX gene encoding glutamate--tRNA ligase, protein MTVRVRFAPSPTGMFHVGGARSALQNWIYAKQQGGVFVLRIEDTDAARNKPEWTEGILSALDWIGIERGSYEGPYFQSSYAGEHRAAAQRLYDAGRAYYCDCTREDVQARTGSQYQGYDGFCRDRGLGPGEGRALRFRTPDEGETVVVDLIRGEPTFENKLIEDFVIARGDGSPVFLLANVVDDMTMGITHVIRAEEHLPNTPKQQLLWDALGVKPPIWAHVPVVVNEKRQKLSKRRDKVALEAYRDEGYLAAAMRNYLMLLGWAPSGDREIVPWSVIEEEFRLEEVNPSPAFFDEKKLRAFNGEYIRALPVEEFIAACQPWLTGTGTIAPPPWQPEEFDPAAFAAVAPLAQTRIAVLSEIVPNVDFLFLADPLIDEAAWAKAMKEGAAELLDAAIAAFDALESWDAESLKSTLEAVGTERGLKLGKAQAPVRVAVTGRTVGLPLFESLEVLGRERALTRLRAARVRLV, encoded by the coding sequence GTGACGGTACGTGTACGCTTCGCCCCTTCCCCGACCGGTATGTTCCACGTCGGCGGCGCCCGCTCGGCGCTGCAGAACTGGATCTACGCCAAGCAGCAGGGCGGGGTGTTCGTGCTCCGCATCGAGGACACCGACGCGGCCCGCAACAAGCCCGAATGGACCGAGGGCATCCTGTCGGCGCTGGACTGGATCGGCATCGAGCGGGGCAGCTACGAGGGCCCGTACTTCCAGTCGTCGTACGCCGGCGAGCACCGGGCCGCCGCCCAGCGGCTGTACGACGCCGGCCGGGCGTACTACTGCGACTGCACCCGGGAGGACGTGCAGGCGCGGACCGGCTCGCAGTACCAGGGTTACGACGGGTTCTGCCGGGACCGGGGCCTCGGCCCGGGCGAGGGGCGCGCGCTGCGCTTCCGTACGCCGGACGAGGGCGAGACCGTGGTGGTCGACCTGATCCGTGGCGAGCCGACCTTCGAGAACAAGCTGATCGAGGACTTCGTGATCGCTCGCGGCGACGGCTCGCCGGTCTTCCTCCTCGCCAACGTGGTCGACGACATGACGATGGGGATCACCCACGTGATCCGGGCCGAGGAGCACCTGCCCAACACGCCGAAGCAGCAGCTCCTCTGGGACGCCCTCGGGGTCAAGCCGCCGATCTGGGCGCACGTGCCGGTGGTGGTCAACGAGAAGCGGCAGAAGCTCTCCAAGCGGCGGGACAAGGTCGCCCTGGAGGCGTACCGGGACGAGGGCTACCTCGCCGCCGCGATGCGCAACTACCTGATGCTGCTCGGCTGGGCCCCCTCCGGCGACCGGGAGATCGTGCCCTGGTCGGTGATCGAGGAGGAGTTCCGGCTGGAGGAGGTGAACCCCTCCCCCGCGTTCTTCGACGAGAAGAAGCTGCGCGCCTTCAACGGCGAGTACATCCGCGCACTGCCGGTCGAGGAGTTCATCGCAGCCTGCCAGCCGTGGCTGACCGGCACCGGCACCATCGCCCCGCCGCCGTGGCAGCCGGAGGAGTTCGACCCGGCCGCGTTCGCCGCGGTGGCGCCGCTGGCCCAGACCCGGATCGCGGTGCTCAGCGAGATCGTGCCGAACGTCGACTTCCTCTTCCTGGCCGACCCGCTGATCGACGAGGCGGCCTGGGCGAAGGCGATGAAGGAGGGCGCGGCCGAGCTGCTGGACGCCGCGATCGCTGCCTTCGACGCGCTGGAGTCCTGGGACGCGGAGTCGCTCAAGTCCACCCTGGAGGCGGTCGGCACGGAGCGCGGCCTGAAGCTGGGCAAGGCCCAGGCGCCGGTCCGGGTCGCGGTCACCGGCCGCACCGTCGGGCTGCCGCTCTTCGAGTCCCTGGAGGTGCTCGGCCGCGAGCGCGCCCTGACCCGGCTGCGCGCCGCCCGGGTCCGCCTGGTCTGA